Proteins encoded within one genomic window of Triticum aestivum cultivar Chinese Spring chromosome 2D, IWGSC CS RefSeq v2.1, whole genome shotgun sequence:
- the LOC123050357 gene encoding uncharacterized protein, with amino-acid sequence MVMMGQLGKLVDGLRSKMRAGGGGKKKAAAAAYQQMGKTDSMRVEIKSRQAQKLIAKNLVAADSMGRRRSRNKRFFLAF; translated from the coding sequence ATGGTGATGATGGGGCAGCTGGGGAAGCTGGTGGACGGGCTCAGGTCCAAGAtgcgggccggtggcggcgggaagaagaaggcggcggcggcggcataccAGCAGATGGGCAAGACGGACAGCATGAGGGTGGAGATCAAGAGCCGGCAGGCCCAGAAGCTCATCGCCAAGAACCTCGTCGCCGCCGACTCCATgggccgccgcaggagcaggaacAAGCGCTTCTTCCTCGCCTTCTGA
- the LOC123050358 gene encoding small RNA degrading nuclease 1-like: protein MQRCFTRPTKRTVTTTHCPGPTEGSLIDRQGCLLRRRQCSDTGALLLLLFLPLPLHALLGICALVRQPELPPMFEGWKVMRIGKVSSTMNAGAMLAIDCEMVLCHDGTEAVVRVCVVDNKLKKKKLEVTYSVADYRTYITGVSKKDLEGVTCSLLDIQKSLKKILAKGKILVGHSLYRDLYALKFDYSRVIDTAYIFKYANLPTTSSASLNSLCKSVCGYSVREDGEPHNCLKDAEAAMNLVTAKLKHGFNDPIEIAENSVPEPNQMKLLAQRIPVYLPCQVLLKFFSGNPSIDEKIDSRIRGEFYSMCISFNDIDETYKAFDELDGQETKDSSVRLQKSVLLKRDNGDVAGFFVRKMVYGSRLSNSELLKKRPHPTQNTEQKKEDANGDKRKMQRTSKKHVKKAKAPVVE from the exons ATGCAACG CTGCTTCACCAGACCTACAAAGCGTACCGTCACAACCACACACTGTCCCGGCCCAACCGAAGGCAGCTTGATAGACCGTCAGGGCTGCCTCCTTCGGCGGAGACAATGCAGCGACAcaggcgcgctcctcctcctcctcttcctcccgcttCCTCTGCATGCGCTGCTCGGCATCTGCGCGCTTGTCCGCCAGCCGGAGCTGCCGCCAATGTTCGAG GGGTGGAAAGTAATGCGGATAGGAAAAGTTTCTAGTACTATGAACGCTGGAGCCATGTTGGCAATTGACTGTGAGATGGTCCTTTGCCACGATGGTACAGAAGCTGTTGTCCGAGTATGTGTTGTAGACAacaaactcaaaaaaaaaaaactggagGTAACATATT CTGTTGCAGATTACAGGACATACATCACTGGTGTATCTAAGAAGGATTTAGAAGGAGTCACATGCTCATTACTTGATATTCAG AAATCACTGAAGAAAATATTGGCCAAAGGAAAGATTTTGGTTGGCCATAGCTTATATAGAGATCTATATG CTCTGAAGTTTGATTACAGTCGAGTCATTGATACGGCATACATCTTTAAGTATGCGAATTTACCTACTACTTCATCAGCTTCTTTGAACAGCCTTTGCAAG TCTGTTTGTGGGTATTCCGTTCGGGAAGACGGAGAACCACATAACTGCTTGAAGGATGCAGAAGCTGCGATGAATCTAGTTACTGCAAAGCTCAAGCATGGATTTAATGATCCCATCGAAATTGCGGAGAATAGT GTACCTGAACCTAACCAGATGAAGTTGCTTGCTCAAAGAATTCCAGTCTACCTTCCTTGTCAAGTGCTGCTTAAATTTTTCTCTGGGAATCCCAGCATCGATGAGAAG ATTGATTCAAGGATTCGAGGCGAGTTTTACTCTATGTGTATTTCTTTTAATGACATAGATGAGACATATAAAGCCTTTGATGAATTAGATGGCCAAGAGACTAAG GACTCCAGTGTGCGACTCCAAAAATCAGTACTCCTGAAGCGTGACAATGGAGATGTCGCGGGCTTCTTTGTCCGGAAGATGGTATATGGTTCCCGACTCAGCAATTCTGAACTTTTGAAGAAGAGGCCACATCCTACTCAGAACACGGAGCAAAAGAAAGAAGATGCCAATGGGGATAAGCGAAAAATGCAAAGAACTAGCAAGAAGCATGTGAAGAAAGCAAAGGCACCGGTTGTCGAGTGA